One genomic segment of Candidatus Eisenbacteria bacterium includes these proteins:
- a CDS encoding IS3 family transposase has product MDLNSPVSLTRQAELLCVSRASLYTKPTSPSEARLALLSAVDEIYTQQPTFGTRRLCVLLERDYKICVGRDAIRSAMETLGLSAIYPKKQTSTAHPEHTVYPYLLRGIRAACPNHIWGTDITYIRLERGFCYLSAMLDWFSRKVLAWTLSNTLTTDFCMTTLQTALAAAVPDFHNSDKGSQFTSDAYLSMLKQQERIHIFMDGRGRCMDNIFTERLWRSVKYEDIFLKGYQTMEEVREGLTAYFDFYNSKRPHQSLGYKTPNEIYSSLN; this is encoded by the coding sequence GTGGACTTAAATAGTCCTGTATCGCTTACACGTCAGGCGGAGCTTCTGTGTGTCTCGCGTGCAAGTCTCTACACGAAACCCACGTCGCCTTCTGAAGCACGTCTTGCTTTGCTCAGTGCCGTTGACGAGATCTATACACAGCAACCCACGTTCGGCACCAGACGTCTGTGTGTCCTGCTTGAGAGGGATTACAAGATCTGTGTGGGAAGGGACGCGATTCGCTCTGCCATGGAAACCTTAGGATTATCGGCGATCTATCCCAAAAAACAGACAAGCACGGCTCATCCTGAACACACAGTCTACCCGTACTTGCTCCGTGGAATCCGCGCGGCCTGCCCCAACCATATCTGGGGAACGGATATCACCTACATCCGCCTGGAACGAGGATTTTGTTACCTGTCCGCCATGCTCGATTGGTTCTCGCGTAAGGTACTTGCGTGGACGCTCTCCAATACACTCACGACAGACTTTTGCATGACGACGCTGCAAACAGCACTCGCGGCCGCGGTTCCTGATTTTCACAACTCAGACAAGGGGAGTCAATTCACGAGCGATGCCTATCTTTCCATGCTCAAGCAACAAGAACGCATCCATATTTTTATGGATGGTCGAGGGCGCTGCATGGACAACATTTTTACCGAACGGCTTTGGCGAAGCGTGAAGTATGAAGACATCTTTCTCAAAGGCTACCAAACAATGGAAGAGGTGCGCGAAGGACTGACGGCGTATTTTGACTTCTACAATAGCAAGCGTCCCCACCAATCACTCGGCTACAAAACACCCAACGAAATTTACTCATCCCTAAACTAA